A single Ignavibacteriales bacterium DNA region contains:
- a CDS encoding NADH-quinone oxidoreductase subunit N has translation MNLTSTDYLNILPLLLIGAGILISLTVEMYSKKSEGFLAWFSFLLHLAVAYYSLYTVNNVSSVFGGMMATGGTVNIFYFIFNFGAAIVALLSMDYLKKADIYFGEYYILMQSSVLGMMLMASATDLVMIFIGLELMSICFYVLAGFQRKNLRSNEASLKYFLLGSFATGFIVYGMALIYGSAGSLNIQSLYSMLSGDTTPVLFYVGILLFVIGFSFKIAAFPFHMWVPDVYQGAPTSVTAMMSTIGKAAAFSALLLIMIPFIGSKNPQVFSPLFTVLSAASMIFGSIVALAQTDIKRMLAYSSIAHAGYMLIGLAAGNDTGTSGIMFYLAAYAFMNLGAFGIVSLIERKGDTEDSIDSYAGLSDRNPLLAGLLALFMFTLSGLPPFAGFFGKYYVFIASLEAGNVWLAILGALSSAISAYFYLRIIVVMYFRKSEPEANEIITESHTALLGIVISAILVIMMGLAPGSIVRLINSF, from the coding sequence ATGAATCTAACAAGTACTGACTATTTAAATATACTTCCACTCCTTCTGATTGGGGCGGGAATTCTGATTTCTCTTACTGTTGAAATGTACAGTAAAAAGAGTGAGGGTTTCCTTGCCTGGTTCAGTTTTCTGCTGCATCTGGCTGTTGCATATTATTCACTCTATACCGTGAATAATGTCTCTTCAGTCTTTGGCGGTATGATGGCCACAGGCGGGACAGTAAATATCTTTTACTTTATCTTTAATTTCGGCGCTGCAATCGTCGCGCTGCTTTCGATGGATTATTTAAAGAAAGCGGATATTTACTTTGGTGAATACTATATTTTAATGCAATCTTCCGTACTTGGCATGATGCTTATGGCATCAGCTACCGACCTGGTAATGATTTTCATCGGACTTGAGCTGATGTCCATCTGCTTTTATGTTCTTGCCGGATTCCAGAGAAAAAATCTCCGTTCAAACGAAGCATCGCTTAAATACTTCCTTCTTGGGTCCTTTGCCACAGGATTTATCGTCTATGGAATGGCTCTCATTTATGGTTCAGCCGGATCACTCAATATTCAGTCACTCTACTCAATGCTGAGCGGTGATACAACCCCGGTTCTTTTTTATGTTGGTATTCTCCTCTTTGTAATCGGTTTTTCTTTTAAGATTGCAGCATTCCCATTCCATATGTGGGTACCGGATGTATATCAGGGGGCTCCCACTTCAGTTACGGCAATGATGTCAACCATAGGCAAAGCTGCTGCATTCAGCGCGCTGCTGCTAATTATGATTCCGTTTATCGGTTCAAAAAATCCTCAGGTATTTTCTCCTCTCTTTACTGTTCTTTCTGCCGCATCAATGATTTTTGGAAGCATTGTTGCTCTCGCGCAGACGGATATAAAGAGAATGCTGGCATATTCCTCCATTGCTCATGCCGGTTATATGCTGATCGGCTTAGCGGCGGGTAATGATACCGGAACATCGGGCATTATGTTTTATCTGGCAGCATACGCTTTCATGAATCTTGGTGCCTTCGGTATTGTGTCACTTATTGAAAGAAAAGGTGATACTGAAGATTCAATTGACAGTTATGCCGGACTTTCAGACAGAAACCCTCTGCTTGCAGGACTGCTTGCGCTTTTCATGTTTACTCTTTCCGGACTGCCTCCGTTCGCGGGTTTCTTTGGCAAATACTATGTGTTTATTGCCTCGCTTGAAGCCGGCAATGTATGGCTGGCAATACTTGGTGCATTAAGCTCAGCTATTAGCGCATATTTCTATCTGCGCATTATCGTTGTGATGTATTTCCGTAAGAGTGAACCTGAAGCAAATGAAATTATTACAGAGTCTCATACAGCATTACTTGGTATCGTAATCTCAGCGATCCTTGTTATCATGATGGGTCTCGCACCGGGCTCAATCGTCCGGCTAATTAACTCTTTCTGA
- a CDS encoding sodium:proton antiporter yields the protein MKKLLLTLFSFLFTSAVNAADVLVETPHDVAGHALPSPWMVLPFVLLLLMIATGPIFYKHFWEHHYPKISILLGIITAVYYAGVLGDTTSLLHTATEYISFIALLASLFVASGGILIKVDRKSTPLFNVAFLLTGSVLANVIGTTGASMLLIRPFIRMNKDRIKPYHIIFFIFSVSNIGGALTPIGDPPLFLGFLRGVPFFWVIQNVWYIWVPALLFVLAIFYVIDSMNKGEAAQSDASFSGKIEFKGLKNIGYLFIIIVSVFIDPAVISWVPSLAPLPFGIREIIMMSVVVLAYRTADQEVLKANEFDFEPIKEVAYLFVGIFITMIPALQLIAYEARVYSNILNQGTFYWATGSLSSFLDNAPTYLNFLSAAMGKYGLDVNVKSEVMEFVVHDDVYLRAISVAAVFFGAMTYIGNGPNFMVKSISERAGIEMPSFFTYMVKYSIPVLLPVFFIIYLLFFR from the coding sequence ATGAAAAAATTACTTCTCACTCTCTTCTCGTTTTTGTTTACATCAGCAGTGAATGCTGCTGATGTACTGGTTGAAACTCCGCATGATGTGGCCGGGCACGCTCTTCCAAGTCCATGGATGGTTTTACCATTTGTGCTGTTACTTTTGATGATAGCTACCGGACCAATCTTTTACAAGCATTTCTGGGAGCACCATTATCCGAAGATTTCCATTCTGCTCGGAATAATAACTGCTGTCTATTATGCCGGAGTGCTGGGAGATACTACCAGTCTTCTGCACACAGCAACTGAGTATATCTCATTTATTGCTCTTCTTGCTTCTCTCTTTGTTGCTTCAGGCGGCATTCTTATCAAAGTGGACAGAAAATCAACACCTCTGTTCAATGTTGCGTTCCTTCTGACCGGTTCTGTTTTGGCAAATGTCATCGGGACTACCGGTGCATCAATGCTGCTCATCCGTCCTTTTATCAGGATGAATAAGGACAGGATTAAGCCATATCATATCATATTCTTTATATTTTCCGTTAGTAATATCGGCGGTGCACTGACACCCATAGGTGATCCTCCATTATTTCTTGGATTTCTGCGCGGTGTTCCGTTTTTCTGGGTGATACAGAATGTCTGGTATATCTGGGTACCTGCTCTTCTTTTTGTTCTTGCAATCTTTTATGTGATTGACAGCATGAATAAAGGGGAGGCCGCTCAATCAGATGCTTCCTTTAGTGGCAAAATAGAATTTAAAGGACTGAAAAATATTGGTTATCTGTTTATAATCATTGTTAGCGTCTTTATTGATCCGGCAGTGATTTCATGGGTCCCTTCACTGGCTCCGCTTCCGTTTGGCATCCGGGAAATCATTATGATGTCAGTAGTAGTTCTAGCCTACCGTACTGCGGACCAGGAGGTTCTTAAAGCGAATGAATTTGATTTTGAACCTATTAAGGAGGTAGCATATCTCTTTGTCGGGATATTTATTACAATGATTCCCGCGCTTCAGCTTATCGCTTACGAGGCAAGAGTATACAGTAATATCCTGAATCAGGGTACTTTTTACTGGGCAACCGGTTCGCTCTCCTCATTCCTGGATAATGCTCCTACCTATTTGAACTTTTTAAGTGCTGCAATGGGTAAATACGGGCTGGATGTGAATGTGAAATCCGAGGTGATGGAGTTTGTTGTCCATGATGACGTCTATCTGAGAGCAATCTCAGTTGCAGCGGTGTTCTTTGGTGCAATGACCTATATCGGTAATGGACCGAATTTTATGGTGAAGTCAATCAGTGAGCGTGCTGGTATAGAAATGCCAAGCTTTTTTACCTACATGGTAAAATATTCTATCCCTGTGCTGCTGCCGGTATTTTTTATAATTTATCTGCTTTTCTTCAGGTAA